CGTTTTAGGAATCTGCTCAGTTCGTTTAATACCATTTCAGATCCTTGTTTAATAATCTCGCTTCTGCCTGCGTTGGGGAGACGGTAACCTCTGTGACAATATTAAAAAGCATATACTGCAAGTCTGGCATTGAAAATTGGATTAAATTGTCAATATCAATTGGACGTATAAATGTAAAGAGCTATCCACCAGAGATTACTTTTCATTCATAGTTGGATGATAATCCTAAAGATGACCATATAATTCTGAATTTGCAGTGTTGAATAATAAAAAAACCTCAAGGCCGAGTTTCTAAATAAGTCAAATCTACCAGAAAAAAAAGAGTTCACTGGTATTCAGTGTCACTGCTCCGGATTCTAAACAAGGCAGCTTTAACAGAAGAAGTAAACGCCCATACTAATAGGGCTTCAGCGTTTTGATTTAGATAAGATGCTGGAACCCACAGTATATAATTTCACGGTAAGCAGTTATGGGTGTCATATCATCCATTCTTTACGACCTGAATGTGATTTGCGTAATATTGAATATCAATAGCTTTGTTCGGTGGTAAAAATACAAAAAACCATGCTATAGAGCATATTCACGGACAAATATGGGTGCTACCCTAAAAAAAAAGGAAAAATTGTTAATGAGAATCACTATAGACCTTGAGTTTAGCGAAGAAACAACGCAGCTACTCCACGCAACGATCAAAAAACTCCAAAATCTCATTCCTGGAAAAGCATTCAACATTTCGATCCATGAGCCCCCAGAAAATGCTCCCATACCAGAAGAGACCACCGATAAGGGCAATGATGTTCAAGCTGTCTCCCCTGTCCCCAAATCTAAGAACTCCAGGAAAATAAGAAAGAACTTCAGACAAAACATTTTAAAGCTGATCAATCAGAGTGAAGGCCTATCCCCACAAGAAATTCAAACGATGACCGGATT
Above is a window of uncultured Desulfobacter sp. DNA encoding:
- a CDS encoding helix-turn-helix domain-containing protein; protein product: MRITIDLEFSEETTQLLHATIKKLQNLIPGKAFNISIHEPPENAPIPEETTDKGNDVQAVSPVPKSKNSRKIRKNFRQNILKLINQSEGLSPQEIQTMTGLTSKQVSNVVSLLKKNGLVDRVKGKYYQKPEPGIALEKQADQGETVAPKS